From one Macaca nemestrina isolate mMacNem1 chromosome 3, mMacNem.hap1, whole genome shotgun sequence genomic stretch:
- the LOC105477284 gene encoding bifunctional methylenetetrahydrofolate dehydrogenase/cyclohydrolase 2, mitochondrial isoform X8 has product MGMPAVCALGAERSRQATRKPPHPQLARGLDPGPAPWDPAPRQFRPRPWELLLTPLCVSAGTWLAALLAAPPGRVRAEPGLQPRGLEPREVEPRSGNRESAAMTVPVRGFLLLRGRLGRVTALDRSTAPSVRAPGEPGSEFRGFRSSSVRTSREKRFHLPEVATVCLPTCPHPQSSFLYI; this is encoded by the exons ATGGGAATGCCAGCTGTGTGTGCTCTGGGTGCGGAGCGGAGTCGCCAGGCCACACGCAAGCCTCCACATCCTCAGCTGGCCCGGGGCTTGGATCCTGGCCCCGCCCCCTGGGACCCGGCGCCCCGTCAGTTCCGTCCCCGGCCCTGGGAACTGCTCTTGACCCCTCTCTGCGTATCTGCCGGAACCTGGCTGGCAGCGCTACTTGCTGCCCCGCCAGGCCGAGTGAGGGCGGAGCCAGGCCTCCAGCCGCGAGGACTGGAGCCGCGGGAGGTGGAGCCCCGGTCCGGAAACCGGGAATCCGCGGCCATGACGGTGCCGGTACGCGGCTTCTTGCTGCTCCGGGGCCGCCTCGGCCGAGTGACGGCGCTGGACAGAAGCACAGCACCCTCCGTAAGGGCACCGGGAGAGCCCGGGAGCGAGTTCCGCGGCTTTCGGAGCAGCAGTGTGAG GACCAGCAGAGAGAAGAGATTCCATCTTCCAGAGGTTGCCACTGTCTGCCTCCCCACTTGTCCCCATCCACAGtcatcttttttatatatatag